In the Cryptococcus neoformans var. neoformans JEC21 chromosome 1, complete sequence genome, one interval contains:
- a CDS encoding expressed protein: MQSEVWTTSYSTEIFDMSAPPPVPARSRLRDAAPPKIDTSRDARDASSRLNAGNHNDNASTPATPSTPDLRVPTMPTSSSSPLSPYYRKASLQVDSVNPPTTPRLNSPSTPSFTIGPSSLASPSSGPLSSFGRKRQSKVMEKDPRDPYKVKDGALKKKASSGIYTPPTFPGPSGHHLPLPQQSTSTLYTPSHSHILDAPGQSAGLGLGPMSPSQSSSTRSSASDHSDSTAPPRTPISPTNRFGKTFSSNVRRLSSMAALSGMTSPSREREEEREREEQRMKGRGSEGASIAGSGSWNWSDGRSRKGSAHSHSYSHTFSYYPSGTPSLESGSSCDPHSSLEHYANPQPLVASPASVSALTPVPPPTPTPAHFYTPSSPSSPPSTASLGIHYSVEEEPGDGVEGAENKVPRPSPRTKGRRKPVPRLLEDEDRNLVDRMDGLHVGL, encoded by the exons ATGCAGTCTGAAGTGTGGACAACT TCTTACTCTACAGAAATCTTTGACATGTCCGCCCCACCGCCCGTCCCCGCCCGCTCGCGACTACGCGATGCTGCGCCTCCCAAAATCGATACCTCTCGCGATGCCCGCGATGCCTCTTCACGCCTCAACGCTGGCAACCACAACGACAACGCTAGCACCCCAGCTACACCTTCCACCCCCGACCTTCGCGTCCCCACCATGcccacctcttcatcttcgcctcTATCTCCTTACTACCGCAAAGCCTCTCTCCAAGTCGATTCTGTCAATCCACCAACGACCCCTCGTCTGAATTCACCTTCTACACCGTCTTTTACTATTGGCCCTTCGTCACTCGCTTCGCCTTCCAGCGGCCCCTTGTCTTCGTTCGGGAGAAAGAGGCAGTCCAAGGTGATGGAGAAAGATCCTAGAGATCCTTATAAAGTGAAAGACGGTGccctgaagaagaaggccagTAGTGGTATATATACTC CTCCCACGTTCCCTGGACCAAGCGGCCACCACCTGCCTCTCCCGCAACAATCCACTAGCACACTCTACACCCCATCCCACTCCCACATTCTTGACGCACCAGGCCAAAGCGCGGGCTTGGGTCTAGGCCCCATGTCCCCATCCCAATCCTCGTCCACCCGATCCTCCGCTTCCGACCACTCGGACTCTACAGCCCCTCCGCGCACACCTATAAGCCCCACCAACCGATTCGGCAAAACGTTCTCTAGCAATGTAAGGCGGCTGTCGAGTATGGCCGCCTTGTCCGGGATGACTAGTCCAAgcagggaaagagaagaggaaagagaacgggaggagcagaggatgaagggtaGGGGAAGTGAGGGTGCGAGTATAGCTGGGAGCGGGAGCTGGAACTGGAGCGACGGGCGGAGCAGAAAAGGGAGCGCGCACTCGCATTCATACTCGCATACATTCTCGTATTACCCCTCGGGAACACCATCCCTCGAGTCGGGCTCGAGTTGTGATCCACATTCAAGCTTGGAGCATTATGCGAACCCTCAACCTCTCGTTGCTTCCCCCGCTTCCGTCTCCGCCCTCACACCCGTCCCCCCACCCACACCCACCCCCGCCCACTTTTACACGCCGTCTtcaccctcatctccaccgTCAACCGCTTCCCTTGGTATACATTACAGTGTAGAGGAAGAACCGGGAGATGGGGTAGAAGGCGCGGAAAACAAGGTACCAAGACCGAGCCCGCGGACAAAGGGCCGGAGAAAACCTGTACCGAGATTGttggaggacgaggataGGAATCTAGTGGACAGGATGGACGGTTTGCATGTGGGGTTgtga